CCCAcgggaaaatgcaaatgattaaaAAGGCCTTTTTTGGCTTCAAACgcaagcgaaaaaaaaaaattagtgggaAAAAAGCCACCagggaattgaaaaaaaaaccaCCTTCTGGAACGACCTTTGCACTTCCTAATTAACAAAAATAGTAACACGTGGCAAACGTCCATCAAGATGTCCGAATCGATCGGAAAGTACGTATTTAGCCCGGGCTAATCAAACGCGCGAGCGCAGGGTGCAAACCGCCATTAGAGCGCCGATGGATGCGGAATTACCTATTTATCCCGGACTGCCCCTCAAAATTACACGTGATTTACTACTGAATCGGTGGCGAATTCGCTTACGTGTTGAGGGCACTCGTGTCATTTCGATGCCAGAGGGTAGGCCCGGAAAGGGACTGATGGGCACTGTGGTCTTTTCGTCGGTCGCCGCATTTATCAGCGAAGCGGCtatttctttgattatttatttttaatttatttcgtTCATAAAATCAAATCAGCAATATTCTTAAATGCAAAGTCCCGAGCGAAATTTTCcagaaaagtgagaaaataaattgaaaaaagaaaagaaaaacacgcTTTGACTTTGGATAGGATGGTGGactaattatcaaataaaatatgacATCATGTGAAAATCATGTGAATTAAATAATAAGGCTGGCTTGAATTAGCTTTATGGTACTTTATTGAGTCGACTAGAGCTAAGTTTGGCAATATTTCTTCCctttaaatttctatttttggcacTAATTATCAAGTACCACCTAAGTCATTCAATTTTTCATGCGCGAGGGGTTGTATCTGCCCTCTCTAGGTTGATGTTTGACCCTaaacttttcccaaaaaaatttcatgaataacCGTCCCTATCAATCAATTATTAcgtgagaattaaaaaaaacatggaaaGTGCTTGACATTTAGCTTTTCGTACATTCTATATTTAgatcaaactcttttttttatttatctcgCTATTATTGATTCATATTTCAAATCTGATTAAATTTTCGAGCAATACGTCTTTTTACAGCTACTTCACTTTTTTTGTACTTGCATATTCTCTTCGTGCGCGACTCTCGTGCTGATTCGACCGGTTTTATCCTCTTAATTACTATACCTATTAAACCTCGACGCGAAATGGGAAAATTCCACGAACGGGCTCGTATTTCCATGAGCGAGACCCTTTTTTCCAAGTAggaaaaaacctaaattttcttCCTAGGCTCCTAGGATTTATGTCCTAATTAGAATCAGCATCATCCCCCAAGTGTCCTAAAGTCTCCTTATAAAATGcccccctcctccctctctcttggtCTTCACTTTCACCTTGTCCCCCTTTTTCttgatttgatctttttttctcctccaatTTTTATTGCGTTGGCCTAAATTTGAGGTTCTGCTtctattctctcaaaaggaagaagaaattcctcctctctcttctcctccttccctctctctctctctctctctctgtattcttctctgcttctgctgtcTCTCTTACAAgacctactctctctctctctctctctctatctctgtcTCTCGTTCATGGCATAGATTCGCAGCGCCGccggcagaggaggaggaggaggagctgggCCCCTTGGCGTTCCGGATTGGGAGCTGAAGGTTCTTGCTTTGCGGCCGCTCGGGTTCTCGCGGGAGTCCCCCGAGGAATCGCTCAGCCATGTCCCAGACCAACTGGGAAGCCGATAAAATGTGAGTCCTTTCGGTGCTCCGACGCCGCCCCGGTCGTTTTCGTGGAGATGGGTCTCGCCATTTCGGTCGATTTCGCGAGGCCGTCGAGTGCTCTTGCTCGTCCTTGCTGGGGTTGCCTCCGTTGCGCCGCTCAAGATTTGTGCTTTTTCAGTTTACTCGCCGTTTGCCGCGATTTCCTAGCGTGTTTGCATTATCTGGGGGCGATTTCCGGGGGTTGTGTATGGTCAAGCaatcttttcgttttttttttttgggggggggggggtttgTGTTTGCTAATTAGTCTCCCATTTGGGTCGATTCAATCTGGTGTACTGTTGttcttctaatttttgtttttttccttctgtttcCTAGATGATTGTTGTGATATGCTCGTGGCGTGAGTTTTCTTTAGGTTTGTAGTTTTAACATGCCGAAAAAACTATGCCTTTGATTACAGGTTGGATGTTTACATCCATGATTATTTAGTGAAGAGAGACTTGAAAGCCACTGCTCAGGCTTTTCTAGCTGAAGGGAAAGTGTCCTCTGATCCTGTTGGTGAGAATCTTCTTTGGCTGAAAAAGAACTGTggattatctttcttttaaGCTTTGGATTCATTTTAAAGTACTGTAAATTtccaaagtttctttttttattcagtCTATTTTTCACCCTGTACTTAATTTTGCGCATGTATGCAGCAATTGATGCCCCCGgaggttttctttttgagtGGTGGTCGGTTTTCTGGGATATTTTCATAGCTCGGACCAATGAAAAGCACTCGGAGGTTGCAGCATCTTATATCGAGGTTGGTTTTAGATGAATTTTTGGTACTTATGCTTGAATGGAGGATCTTCCATAGGGCCCTAGGTGgtgaaagtgaaaaggaaataactggGTGAACGTTTACTGAAGTTTTCTGATTCATGGCTATCCTAATGAGAGTTACAGTTTTGAACATTGATAGCATCTTTtctaaggttcttcttgagtaTGTCCTGGTTCTTCTTGAGTATGTCCTGGTGCTCCTTGCAGTCAATATGCTTCTGTAGGTTTGGTGTAGTGGAGCTATTTTACTTGAGACCCAACCTCAGGCGTCAATTCTACCGTCAgccttttgtttccttttaccCATTTCACTCCCGTTTTGGAAGAACAGATTGAATAAAGGCAGTTGCATTACAAATTTTACCTTGTGGCCATAATTTCGTGTTCCAAAGGTACAGCGTTACGACAGTTTAGATTGCTAGTCTGAGAGAGATCTCATGCCCTAATCCAATTTTGTAAGGGTCGTCCTCTTTTCCTGAAGGAAATAAGTACAATATACTTGAAGTCGAGTTATCATTCCCACTCCCCAGTTTTTCATTTAAACATCTATCCTGTTTTGGCAGAagatttttattgcacatgAGTCTGCCACAATATTACTGCATAGATGCTCTCTTGTGCTTGATCCAATTGCCCCGTTAAAAAGCTTCGTCATGCTAGAGTTATGAAGAGGGCCTTGTTTGTTTAGGGCGAAACTGATGTTTAGTGTTTGTCTGGATGAGATGAATATTCTCCTTAGTGGGATACTTGACTTAGGTTATGTTTGATAAGCTTGCCAAGTGCTGAAAATTGTGATATTCAGCATTTTATAGTATTCCACGGGTTCGATGATGTCCGAACAACCGGCACTTAATATAAAAAGTCCAGTTAACATAAAAATAACTTAACCATTCAAGTACAGGGATACCTTTCGatgccaaaagaaaaggaaaaaaaaaagtacaggAATACCTACTTAATTTTTGTATTGAACATTGAACTGAGTGGGTGCTTAGTGTATGCATATATACACTTCATCCTTTGCATCGGCATTGAAAGAAGTATTAAGAATGATATCATTACCTCAAACCTGTTATGATATCAATACCTCAAACCCATTAATATAGCAGATAATAAGATGTATTAGAATAATAAGAGCTAGAGAATTAACATGTATTAGAATAAtaagagctagagagagagagagagagagagagagagagatgttttTCCGTCGCCCTTTGGAGTGTCAATATCTCATGGATGGTACACAACAGAGTGAACATTTTTCCTTATAGGAATTAGAGTGAGACCTTTTTTTTAGTTAACTCAAATCTTTGTAAACATCTGAAAAATGTTACTGGTCTTTGTTTCATGCAGTGTTTTATAGCATAACAGAAATTCTGAGGTGTTGAGGTTCCAAAGCAATGTTACTCGTGACATTTAAATTGACAGTAAGGGTAGAATGgtaaaagtcataaaaaaattgcaaatttttcatcatttgattggGAACGATATGAGTGGATTCTTTACTTGAACTTTACATGTTTTCATATAGATTTTGCCTTTTTCAACACTTTAAACTTAAAAGTCAGTCTATGGCTTTGCAGTTGTATCAAACACCAACTAAGATTTTTAGGATCTCTTTGGTCTTTTCTAACTCAAAGTGCGAAACTGCATATTCTGGTGTCTGAATGGAACTTGGTGATGTTATCAGGGGTTAGCCTGCTTACCGAAGGAATTTTTGATCTGATTTGATCCAAGACTATCTCTTATTTAACTAACTTGAAACATCTCCTGTGATTGTAAGTGCATTGAAAATATGCATGCGTATTTACATACCATTCTGATTGATCCATTCTTTGCCCCTGTCTAGCTTATAGAATAAAGGTTAGTGTAATCAAGCTAGCATATTTTGATATGCAGACGCAGTTGATGAAAGCGagggagcagcagcagcagcagcagcagcagcagcaacaacaacaacaacagccATCCCAACAACCACAGCATCCACAACAGCAGCATCTAcaaatgcagcaactcttgttGCAGAGACATgcacagcagcagcagcagcagcagcagcagcagcagcagcagcatcagcatcagcagcagcagcagcagcagcagcagcagcagcagcagcagcaacagcagcagcagcagcagcagcaacagcaacagcagcagcgaAGAGATGGAGCACATCTTCTAAATGGAAATGCCAATGGGCTTGCAGGAAATGATCCCCTAATGCGACAGAGTCCTGGGGCTAATGCCCTGGCCACAAAAATGTATGAGGAAAGATTAAAGTTGCCCCATCAGAGGGAAGGCTTGGATGAAACAGCTATTAAGGTTGGACCCTTTCTGAGTTGGTTTGGGAAAGCTTGGTAGTCTTGTTAGATTGAATGAGTCAGTTATGTTTTCTGTTTTGCAGCAACGTTTCGGTGAGAATGTGGGCCAGCTTTTGGATCCCAATCATGCATCAATTCTGAAATCAGCTGCCGCCACTGGCCAGCCTTCGGGGTGATTCTCTTGAATACCTAGGCTTTGTCATCATTATCCATCCTCTCAGTTTTTTCCCTTTGAGAACATGAGATTAAGTGAAAATTTTTCCACTCACACTTTCCATGAGTTTCTACTTAGTGCCGAGGGGAAAGGTTCTTCACACTACCAGTAGTCTTTTGGCTCAAAGAACTGATTACTAGTTAATTTGGTGCAATGAGGGAAACATATGCATGATATACTCTTTATCAACCATGCTACAATGATGTCAACAATGTGCAGTGTAAGACTTGATGTAATGATGTTTATTGCTAAACTCTAATGGAGCCTGTTTGATACAATTTTTTCGTGTTTTTCGGATTGATAATCTTGACTAGATGTACATGGCTTGCACTCACTTTTGTTTATCTCACTTATTGATGGGAAGAAATGTCAAATTGTTGCTGGAagaatcattctttttttttttggtctctgATGTTGGCATTTTTGGTAATTGCAAAATGCACTAATGATCTTAGGCAAGTATTGCATGGTACTGCTGGTGGGATGTCTCCACAAGTTCAAGCTCGTAACCAACAGCTGCCTGGATCCACACCGGTATGTGAAATTTCTTGATAGATGTTGTTGGACATTTCTATGCATTATCTGCAATGTTCTTATCAATGACTGGGATCAGGACATAAAAAGCGAGATCAATACTGTGTTGAACCCCAGAGGCCCCGGTCCAGAAGGATCTTTGATAGGGATTCCTGGTACGTTGTTAGTGtttattaaaatgaaagtgACGATTATTGCTTAGAATTATGTGCTTATTTGCTGTTTGAATTTGTTGTTTACTTTTCTGAAGGGTGCATGATGTTGAATCAGAAAACTAAAAGCAATCAAGATAAGctgaatcataaaatttactGCTAACCACTGCtgattattcttttttggtGCTCATGATGTATCAGGGTCAAATCAAGGTAGCaataatttgactttgaaaggCTGGCCACTTACTGTAATTCTCTCCcctccccacccccaccccccaccTTGCTTTTCTCCCCCTCTCCCCTTTTGTTGGTTTGAACAAATAACATTAGTATTTTTGGCTATACTTATGAAATAAGTAGGCGCACATTCTAAAAGTCCTGTTCTTTGACATTTTTGTTCCTTTAGGGACTAGAGCAGCTTCGTTCACTTCACCCGCAAAAGTCCTTTATGCCAACCCCTCAGCCGTTTCATCAGCTACAGATGCTACCACAACACCAGCAGCAGCTTATGCTTGCTCAGGCAAATTTGACCTCACCATCTGCCAGTGATGAGAAAATGAAACTCCGGATGATGTTGAACAATCGGAATATAATGGGCAAGGATGGACTTCAAAATTCCATTGGAGATGTCCCGAACGTTGCATCACCTTTGCAAGCTGGTGGATCTCGAGGGGAGACAGATATGCTGATCAAGGTGCTTCTTGCGCCCATTGTCTTTTTCCCCTGAATCTGTATTGCTGCAGTAGTCCTTTGAGAGTTTTCTCAATGTCCTTTTGAGGGAAGTTTGATAGTCATTTTGACTGTTAAATGTTACAATGGCTGTAGTTAAGGTTGGCTCAGCAATTTCAACACCAGCAGCAGCTCCAACAGAACAGTAATCCTcagctgcagcagcagcagcagcagcagcagcagcagcagcacacACTTGCGAATCAGCAATCTCAGAGTTCAAACCACAATCTTCATCAACAAGAGAAAATGGGTGGTGCTGGCAGTGCTAACATTGATGGTAGCATGTCGAATTCCTTCCGAGGAAATGATCAGGTCTGTCCAAATGGCAATTACCTTTGTTAATACTTGAATATTTACTCCCCTTAATTAGTATGCCCTTTGGCTGTGATTGTTCTTCTGCTTGAATGTGTGCAATTCTGTCTGGCCCTGCACGATTCTTTGATCTCAACTCTCAGTTAGTGCCAGAAGAAGGATGTTGCTATTCTCCTCACTGGTGTTCAGTGTTCACTTGAGAACTGTTTAGTTGCCAACTTCGCATGTGCCTTTCCTATGATCCTTTTCCCTGATATGTAAGATATTGTTGCAAGTTCTAGAGCTTTCTCAGTAAATTTCAGAGGCGGAAGATATTTGCAATGGGAGTTGGAGGTTATGGCCATCTTTAAATTTCATGTTATCTTTTCCGGGGGGGAGTTGGAAGCTTTTCCTATGGGCATCCAATAATTTCATTGACCTCGTTCTAAAAGTCTTAAGGAGAAGGCTCTTCTTAGCAGAATCACCTGATGATTGCTGGATTTGCTTACTTTGTACTTCTACAATATTCTAGCTGGGTTCCTAACATCTTCCTTGATGCATTTAAGGTTTCAAAAAACCAATCTGCAAGGAAACGAAAGCAGCCAGTGTCATCTTCAGGTCCTGCCAATAGCTCCGGAACTGCAAATACTGCAGGTCCCTCCCCTAGCTCTGCGCCTTCCACACCATCAACTCACACTCCTGGTGATGTGATGTCTGTGCCTCCATTGCCACATAGTGGTAGTTCGTCCAAGCCGTTAATGATGTTTGGGGCTGATGGCACTGGAAGTCTTCCATCGCCTTCAAATCAATTGGTCAGTCAGATTTAGACTTTGTTTTTGGCTGGTGAAAATCTTTGAGCATGAAATCAGTTATAATGTTCTGTATTGATCTGGATCTTCAATTACAGGCAGATATGGATCGATTTGTAGAGGACGGATCTCTTGATGATAATGTTGAGTCTTTTTTATCTCATGATGAGACAGATCCTCGAGATACTGTTGGTCGCTGCATGGATGTCAGCAAAGGTGCCTGAGAACTCTCCATTAATGAGGAATTTTGGTGACATGCCCATCTTTAGTTGTAGTTTTTGAACTAGAATTATTTGGGATGTTCTATTCTATAAGCTATAGATTCTCTAGGGAAACATTGTCATCAAAATTGCAATATTTGTTCATATTGTGGTTTTCTGCTCCAATTTAGATCTATTGTGTGTAGCAGTGAAAGAAATCTGTTAAACTCATATTTCTTGTAGACTTCAATGATCTATTGATTCCTATAGATATTATTGGGATTTTATTTTGTCCTTCAGTCTGAACCACTATTGCCAATTCATGCACTCTAGTGCGTCCTGAGTCTTTTTTCCTGTTTGAGAATATTGAGTTTTCGTCCACCATGAGCTCAAGAGTTTTATTTGGTAGAAGCAGAAGAGAACCATACAGAAAAACTACTTAGAGTTTCAGAAGGACTTACCTTTGACCGACAAACAGAGAAAAGTAAGTAGTATAAGCAGAAAAAGGACCAAAACCTCAGTAAACTAATTTACAGTGAAGGATAAGACTTTCACAACAAGCCTTTGACTAATGAACAGACAAGATTATTTGTAATTTCTCTCTTATCACTTCTATTTATTAAGAAGGAAATGAAGCCAATGTCACCAGTTATCACATGATGATAACTAGCTTGCCTTTGAAATCTGGTATAACTTTCCTCGAGGTAAATTTTATTAGCCATAAAATCCTGATGAATATTTTTAGTTAATTAATGGAAGTACTTTGCCTTTAGATGTTCTTCTTCGTTATTAATTTAGACTACTATTCTCAGGTCCTTCTAATTGAGGTTTGATTCAGAATCATTTCCCTAGTAGGCTGAATGATGAAGTGTCTTTCACAGTTTCACTCATAGTGTTCAAATTGGGTGCTACAGAATTCTCATTTACTGAAGTGAATACTATTCGAGCAAGCACCAGCAAGGTTACCTGTTGCCACTTCTCATCAGATGGGAAAGTACTTGCTACTGGTGGACATGATAAGAAAGTAAGTACAGGCAGTTATGTGGACATGATAATATGTTGTCTTATGCCATAGTCTGATAATGGGATGGTTAAATTTCTGGATTATGCAGGCTGTACTGTGGTATGCAGATACTTTAAAGCCGAAAACAACTCTGGAGGAACATTCTTTAATGATCACGGATGTTCGATTTAGTCCAACCATGTCTCGCCTGGCAACATCTTCTTTCGACAAAACTGTCAGAGTCTGGGAGGCTGACAATGTTGGTGAACATAATATCTCATTGACACTCAtgttttttagatttttgaattctttttgtaTTCAAAGCTTCTTGCAACAGCCTTCTGATATACTGAACTACAGGAGGTGCCAGCCTGACTTTAAGTACtgatgaaatttcaaaacttttttccACAATGATACAAGTGCTTATGATGCAAGTGTGTTTTTCCGGGAGAGAACAATCTAATGGAAGTTGTTGTTTTACATACCCTGGAAAGTTACGTAGAACATGACCTACACTTGTAGCTCCAAGCAAGCAGATGTACGGGCATGAGTTAATTGACAGGACGCTGAATTTGTAGTTAAGTGCATGATGGTGAAGGGTGAAGAAGTAGGTAATCTGTCCCTTAGAGCTGACCACAGaagattttgttcttttagagGAATGGAGCAGGACTTTCAAGTAAAGCTGGTTACCTGTTATTACTCAGATACTTAGATATTCCTGTCTTTGGCTTGTTGCCACTTGCAACATCAATAAAAAATGGCTTTGTGGTCGATTTTAGCTTCGTACCCCTAATAGGAGTTGCCATTGTTTTAAAATCTGaacattgaaaatttgggaacaTATACTATTTTGAGTTGATATTATGAATTTATTGCCTAACTGTCCATGTGAATGGTTTTGCAATCTGACTCTTGTTCAAAACCTAGAGAGTTGCTTCAGTATGTAAGTTCTCTGAATTTCCACACTTGCTTACATGAGATGATCGTCTCCTCTTATTACCCTTGAAGCCGGAATTCTAGAGGCTGCTGATATTGATAAATTCTGCCATGGGTACTCTCCCGTGATAATAATCAAGTGAAGATTTGGCTACTTCCTTCATAGATCATTTTGAAAGCATTCTCTTCGGAGCTCAATGAATTGCTGTTTTTGGACTGCAGACTTCTGCGGCATTTGTTGTGTGGCTTTTTTATGAAATGGTGTCTGTGACTATGAGGATTGTATTTATCCTTCTTGGCTCTTATGCATTATTTTGGCAGCTCAATGTCGAGGTTCCTTCATTTTACCCTGATAATGATCATGTTTCAAGAGTTTCCTGTTTCGGTAGTTGTTGGTCAATGTGGAGGGCAAATTCGCATGTGACCTTGCTAAGATTTATTTGACCGTCTCTGTTTTGTTCGCTCGTGATAGTACGCATTTAGCTTCATTTTTGTTGGCTTTATGTCTAATGTCCATGTGCATATGGTATCATCAATGGATTATTTGTTCATTTCAGGCTGGTTATTCTCTTCGGACTTTTATGGGGCATTCTTCTACTGTTGCGTCTCTGGACTTCCACCCAAATAAAGATGATCTTATCTGCTCTTGCGATGGGGATGGTGAGATAAGATACTGGAGCATTAATAACGGCAGCTGTTCGAGGGTATTCAGGGTACAAATTAATATGAATTGTCATGCTAATCTTGTTGCTCCTTGTGGTTTTAATGAGATGGTGCATCAAGTGCATCTCGATTCTCTAAAAATGTATAACTTATGTTGCTCGTGAATCAGGGTGGCACAGCCCAGTTGAGATTCCAGCCACGTCTTGGAAGGTATCTTGCTGCTGCGGCAGATAATGTCTTATCTATATTGGATGTAGAGACACAAGCGTGCAGGCAAACTTTGCAGGTTGAATTTTTAGTAACTTCCTCCTTTTTATTCGGTC
This genomic stretch from Eucalyptus grandis isolate ANBG69807.140 chromosome 3, ASM1654582v1, whole genome shotgun sequence harbors:
- the LOC104437709 gene encoding transcriptional corepressor LEUNIG — protein: MSQTNWEADKMLDVYIHDYLVKRDLKATAQAFLAEGKVSSDPVAIDAPGGFLFEWWSVFWDIFIARTNEKHSEVAASYIETQLMKAREQQQQQQQQQQQQQQQPSQQPQHPQQQHLQMQQLLLQRHAQQQQQQQQQQQQQHQHQQQQQQQQQQQQQQQQQQQQQQQQQQQQRRDGAHLLNGNANGLAGNDPLMRQSPGANALATKMYEERLKLPHQREGLDETAIKQRFGENVGQLLDPNHASILKSAAATGQPSGQVLHGTAGGMSPQVQARNQQLPGSTPDIKSEINTVLNPRGPGPEGSLIGIPGSNQGSNNLTLKGWPLTGLEQLRSLHPQKSFMPTPQPFHQLQMLPQHQQQLMLAQANLTSPSASDEKMKLRMMLNNRNIMGKDGLQNSIGDVPNVASPLQAGGSRGETDMLIKLRLAQQFQHQQQLQQNSNPQLQQQQQQQQQQQHTLANQQSQSSNHNLHQQEKMGGAGSANIDGSMSNSFRGNDQVSKNQSARKRKQPVSSSGPANSSGTANTAGPSPSSAPSTPSTHTPGDVMSVPPLPHSGSSSKPLMMFGADGTGSLPSPSNQLADMDRFVEDGSLDDNVESFLSHDETDPRDTVGRCMDVSKEFSFTEVNTIRASTSKVTCCHFSSDGKVLATGGHDKKAVLWYADTLKPKTTLEEHSLMITDVRFSPTMSRLATSSFDKTVRVWEADNAGYSLRTFMGHSSTVASLDFHPNKDDLICSCDGDGEIRYWSINNGSCSRVFRGGTAQLRFQPRLGRYLAAAADNVLSILDVETQACRQTLQGHTKAIDSVCWDSTGDLVASVSEDSVRVWAVGSGSEWDCVHELSCNGNKAHSCVFHPTYPSLLVIGCYQTLELWNMAENKTMALPAHDGLISALAVSNVTGLVASASHDKTVKLWK